A region of Oncorhynchus masou masou isolate Uvic2021 chromosome 29, UVic_Omas_1.1, whole genome shotgun sequence DNA encodes the following proteins:
- the LOC135520586 gene encoding vesicle-associated membrane protein 1-like: MSAPDAAPPAGPPGAPGAPGADGAPGGGPPPPPPNTSSNRRLQQTQAQVEEVVDIMRVNVDKVLERDQKLSELDDRADALQAGASQFESCAAKLKSKYWWKNAKMMIIMGIIGVLVVGVLFLYFFY, encoded by the exons AT GTCTGCCCCAGATGCTGCTCCCCCAGCTGGACCTCCCGGAGCCCCAGGGGCCCCAGGAGCAGATGGAGCCCCAGGTGGAgggcccccaccccctcctcccaacACCTCCAGCAACCGCAGGCTACAACAGACACAGGCCCAAGTGGAGGAG gtggtGGATATTATGCGGGTGAATGTGGACAAGGTTCTGGAGAGGGACCAGAAGCTGTCGGAGCTGGATGACAGAGCGGATGCTCTCCAGGCCGGGGCCTCCCAGTTCGAGAGCTGTGCAGCCAAACTCAAGAGCAAATACTGGTGGAAAAACGCAAAG ATGATGATCATTATGGGTATCATTGGAGTTCTTGTGGTCGGAGTCCTTTTCT TGTACTTCTTCTATTGA